The Pseudomonas sp. MPC6 nucleotide sequence ACAGCACAGGGTGTGTGCAGTAGGCGAAAACCTTGGCAGCGCCATGCTCTTTCAGGGCCTTGGCCGCGTGGCACAGGGTGCCGGCGGTATCGACCATGTCATCGACCAGAATACAGGTACGCCCTTCGACATCGCCGATGATATGCATCACTTCAGAGTGATTGGCTTTCTCACGGCGTTTGTCGATGATCCCGAGGTCCACGCCCAGGGATTTGGCAACGGCACGTGCACGCACGACGCCACCAATGTCCGGGGACACGATCATCAGGTTTTCGAAGCGCTGATCTTCAATGTCATCCACCAGAACCGGGGAGCCGTAGATGTTATCTACCGGAATATCGAAGAAACCCTGGATTTGGTCAGCATGCAGATCAACCGTGAGAACACGATCGATGCCGACTACGGTAAGCATGTCAGCCACGACTTTCGCGCTGATAGCCACACGTGCGGAACGCGGACGGCGATCCTGACGGGCATAACCAAAGTAAGGAATTACAGCAGTGATACGAGTAGCCGAGGAGCGGCGGAAGGCATCAGCCATCACTACCAGTTCCATCAGGTTATCGTTCGTCGGAGCGCAAGTCGGCTGAATAATGAAGACATCTTTACCGCGGACGTTTTCATTGATCTCGGCAGTAATTTCGCCGTCGGAAAACTTGCCGACAGAGATGTCACCGAGAGGGATATGCAGCTGACGTACAACACGCCGAGCCAGATCGGGGTTAGCATTCCCCGTAAAGACCATCATCTTGGACACGCGCAGTACCTAGAGGCTGAGGGTAACCTGGATGAGTATAGAAAATGGCAGGGGCGGCTGGATTCGAACCAACGCATGGCAGGATCAAAACCTGCTGCCTTACCGCTTGGCGACGCCCCTGTATCTGTTGCAACGAGTACCCAGTACTCGGTTCCTTTAGAGCAGACTTTGCAGCTTGCGATGCAACATCGAAACGTTGCTTCCTTTTGCTACAAACCCTGTAAGGGTCTCTGTAAGAAGGGCCGAGACTTTATCAGCTTCAGCTTTGCTTGGGAAGCCCCCAAACACACAACTTCCAGTTCCGGTGAGTTTTGCTTCGGTAAATTTACCTAACAAATCCAATGCGTTACGTACATCTGGGTAACGCCTTGCTACCACCGGTAAGCAGTCATTTCGACTGTTTCCCTTGGGAACGGGGCGCACTTTAATGGGAGAAGAGTTACGTGTCAACAACGGATCTGAAAAAATTTCTGCTGTACTTACAGATACTTGCGGCACAAGCACGAGATACCAAGGTTCTTCGGGGTCTACAGGGGTCAGTTTTTCCCCGACGCCTTCGGCAAAAGCCGCGTGTCCACGCACGAAAACCGGGACGTCGGCGCCCAGCGTCAGGCCCAGCACGGCCAGTCGATTCTCATCCCAGCCCAGTTGCCAGAGATGATTCAAGCCGAGCAATGTCGTCGCGGCATTGGAGCTGCCGCCACCGATTCCACCGCCCATGGGCAGGATTTTTTCGATCCAGATGTCGATGCCGAGCGAACAGCCGGATTGCTCCTGAAGTTTTTTTGCCGCCCGCACGATCAGATTACTGTCGTGCGGTACACCTTCGAATTCGGTGTGCAAACGAATCACGCCATCGTCGCGCACGGCAAAGGTGATTTCATCGCCGTAATCGAGAAACTGAAAAATGGTCTGCAACTCGTGGTAACCGTCTTCACGGCGACCGAGGATGTGCAGCATCAGATTGAGTTTGGCCGGGGAGGGCAGCGTCAAGCGCGGGGCGGTCATGGTCACTGCCCCAGTTTGCGCGGTTGCCATTCCTTGATCACCAGCGTGACATCAAGGTCGGTGCCATGCAGTTTGATCCGCTCGGGCAGCCAATAGCCGTTTTGTTCGGCGTAGCTGAGGTACTCCACCTGCCAGCCATCCTGTTCGAGATTGGCCAGACGGCTGTCGGTGTCCAGGGTCAGGCGACTTTTGCTGTCCGGGGCCGGAAGCCCGCGCACCCACCAGGCCAGATTGGACACCGGCAACTTCCAGCCGAGCTGTTCTTCGAGCAGCGCTTCCGGAGACGTCGCGTCATAGCGGCCCTGGTTGGCGACTTCCAGTGAGACTTTGCCGGGGCGCCCGGTCAAGCGCGCCGCACCGCGACCCAGGGGGCCTGACAGGCGGATGTCGTAGTAGTCCTGACGCTGCAACCAGAACAAGGTGCCGCTGCCGGAGTCTTTGGGGGCGCGGATGCCGATCTTGCCGTTGATCTGCCAGCCATCAAGCGCCGTAAGCTGCTGTTTGTACTCGCGCCATTGGGCCGGGTTGCCTTGGCCCTGGACCGATTCGCGGGCACCGAAGCCCGCGCAACCGGCGAGCAGGGCGATGAAGCTGAAAACGATGAGGTGGCGCATGAACATAAATTTAAAGAGTCTCTGAACCGGTCAGGCGCTTGATGGTGCTGCGCAGGGTAGGGCTGTCGGGCTGCTCCTTGAGGAACTTGCCCCAGATTTGCTTGGCTTCGCGTTGCTTGCCGTTGGCCCACAGGACCTCGCCCAGGTGAGCGGCGACTTCCTGGTCGGGAAAGCGCTCCAGGGCCTGGCGCAAGTAACGTTCGGCTTCATCGAGATTGCCCAGGCGGTAATGCACCCAGCCGAGGCTGTCGAGTACCGCCGGGTCTTCCGGATTGATCTGGTGCGCCTGTTCGATCAGAGCCTTGGCTTCGGCGTAACGCGTCGTTCGGTCGGACAGGGTATAACCGAGGGCGTTGAGTGCCATCGCGTTGTCCGGGTCGCGCTTGATGATCAGCCGCAGGTCTTTTTCCATCTGCGCCAGGTCATTGCGTTTCTCTGCCTGCATGGCGCGGGTGTATAGCAGATTCAAGTCGTCCGGGTTTTGCTGCAAGGCTTGGTGCAAGACGTTCCAGGCCTTGTCCCCCTGTTTGTTGGCAGCCAGGGTTTCAGCTTCGATCAAATACAGCTGAATCACGTAATCGGGCTGTTCATCGCGCTCTGCCGCCAAACGGCGTTGGGCTTCGGCGGTCTTGCCGTTATTGATCAGGATATCCGCCTGACGCAATTGTGCCGGCAGGTAATCGTTACCGGGTTTGACCTGGGCGTACTCGATCAGTGCACCTTGGGGGTCATTACGCTCTTCCGCGATACGGCCGAGGTTCAAGTGAGCCGAATCGACATGGCTGTCCCGGGCGATCAGGTCTTCCAGATAACCCTTGGCCTCGTCCCAGGCCTTGGCTTCCAGACACACCAGTGCCAGCGAATAACGCAGTTCGTCGTCTTCCGGGTACTGCTGCACCAGGCTCGAGAACTCGACCTTGGCATCGGCTATGCGGTCCTGTTCGACCAGCATGCGTGCGTAGGTCAGGCGCAGGCGTTTGTCGTCCGGGTACTGCTTGATGCTTTTTTTCAGCAGCGGCAAGGCTTCATCGCCACGATCGAGCGATTGCAGCAGGCGTGCGCGCAGCAGGATCGGGGCAATTTCGCCCTCGTCCGGAGGATTGTCTTCCAGCAGGCTCAGCGCGCCCTTGGCGTCACCGTCCTGTTGCAACAGCAAGGCCTTGCCGAAAATCAGCTGGCTGTTGTTCGGGTGGCGCTGCAACAGGCGGTCGAAACTTTTCATCAAGCCGTTGCGCGTGTCCTGATCGGTATCGGCCGCAGACAGAGCGAGGAAGTCGAAATGCGTGTCGCCCTTGCCTTGCAGGACTTTCTCCATATAGAGCATCGAATCGTCATAACGCCCGGCGCGAGCCAGCTGCACCGCAGCGGCCCGTTGCGCCTCGAGGTCGTCCGGGGCGTTTTTCGCCCAGATCAGCGCGGTGTCCAGCGCGGCCTGATCGGCGCCCAGGTACTCGGCGATACGGAATGCTCGCTCGGAAATGCCCGGATCCTGGGTGTTGATCGCCTGGGTCACGTAGTTGTCCAAGGCAATGTCGAAGCGATTGCGCTGGCCAGCCAGTTCGGCGCTCAACAGGCTGAAGACGGTATCTTCGCTGAACGAGCTGTAAACCTTGGGCTTTTCAGGGGCCGGAGTGCTGTCTTCGACCGGCGGCGTACCGTCCGGCGAAACGGGTGCCAAAGCCTGGCAGCCGCTGAGGAAGACAAAAGCGAGGAGCAACGCGGAGGATCTATTCATATAGGAAGAGGACGACTAACCTGCGGTCGGATCATCATGACACAAGCCTTCGGCCAAACATAACCGACCCGCCATTTTCCCCTGTATGCCGGTCCTGTGTACACCGATCCCCTGTAGGAACTGGCTTGCCAGCGAAGGCGTCTTCAAGGGCGCTGCAAGACTGGAGGCCGCCTTCGCTGGCAAGCCAGCTCCTACACAGGGGGCGGCGGCGGTGGGTCGGTGGGGTCATGTAAACGAGAAGCGCTCGCACGCCTGGCTTTCGCCTGCCGGGCCAATAGAGATCGAGTAGTTGTTCTCGTTGTGTCGAAGTAGGACAATTGCCGGCTTCACGTCACCATCAGCGACCTTGAATGGCCTTCCTTGCACTCGGTATCAACCACAAGACTGCTTCAGTAGACGTCCGCGAGCGCGTGGCCTTTACCCCTGAGCAGCTGGTGGAGGCCTTGCAGCAGCTCTGCCGACTCACCGACAGCCGCGAAGCTGCGATCCTCTCCACCTGCAATCGCAGTGAACTCTATATAGAGCAGGATCACCTTTCGGCTGACATCATCTTGCGCTGGCTGGCCGATTATCACCATTTGAGCCTCGAAGAGCTGCGCGCGAGCGCTTATGTGCACGAAGATGATGCGGCAGTTCGTCACATGATGCGGGTGGCCTCCGGGCTCGATTCGCTGGTGTTGGGCGAACCGCAGATTCTCGGTCAGATGAAATCGGCCTACGCCGTGGCCCGCGAGGCGGGCACCATCGGTCCGTTGCTCGGACGGCTGTTCCAGGCCACGTTCAATGCGGCCAAACAGGTGCGCACCGACACTGCCATCGGTGAAAATCCGGTGTCCGTGGCGTTTGCCGCGGTCAGCCTGGCCAAACAGATTTTCAGCGACCTGCAACGCAGCCAGGCCTTGCTGATCGGCGCCGGCGAGACCATTACCCTGGTCGCCCGCCATCTGCATGAGTTGGGCGTGAAGCGCATCGTGGTCGCCAACCGGACGCTGGAGCGCGCAAGCATCCTGGCCGAGCAGTTCGGCGCCCATGCGGTGTTGCTCTCGGACATCCCGGCGGAACTGGTGCGCAGCGACATCGTCATCAGCTCCACCGCCAGCCAGTTGCCGATCCTGGGCAAGGGCGCGGTGGAAAGCGCCTTGAAGTTGCGCAAGCACAAGCCGATCTTCATGGTGGACATCGCCGTCCCCCGGGATATCGAGCCGGAAGTCGGCGAACTGGACGACGTGTACCTGTACAGCGTCGACGATCTCCACGAAGTGGTCGCCGAAAACCTCAAGAGCCGTCAGGGCGCAGCCCAGGCGGCGGAGGAGATGGTTTCGATCGGTGCCGAAGACTTCATGATCCGCCTGCGCGAACTGGCGGCGGTGGATGTGCTCAAGGCCTATCGTCAACAAAGCGAGCGCCTGCGCGACGAAGAATTAATCAAGGCCCAGCGGATGCTGGCTAACGGCAGCAACGCCGAAGACGTGCTGGTGCAGCTGGCACGCGGCCTGACCAATAAACTCTTGCACGCCCCGAGCGTGCAATTGAAAAAGCTCTCTGCCGAAGGTCGCCTCGATGCGCTGGCCATGGCCCAGGAACTCTTTGCCCTCGGTGAGGGCTCATCGGATAGCTTTTCGGATAAGAAACCGCAATGAAAGCGTCACTGCTCAATAAGCTGGACATCCTCCAGGACCGTTTCGAGGAATTGACTGCCTTGCTTGGCGATGGCGAGGTCATTTCCGATCAGGCCAAATTCCGCACCTATTCCAAGGAATATGCGGAAATCGAGCCGATTGTCGAAGCCTATAAACAGTTGCTCAAAGTGCAAGGCGACCTCGAAGGCGCCCAGGCGCTGCTCAAGGACAGCGACCCGGACATGCGCGAAATGGCCGTGGAAGAAGTCCGCGAAACCAAAGAGCAACTGATCGAAATCGAAGCCAGCCTGCAACGCATGCTGCTGCCCAAGGATCCGAACGACGGCCGTAACGTGTTCCTCGAAATCCGCGCCGGCACCGGCGGTGACGAGGCGGCGATTTTCTCCGGCGACCTGTTCCGCATGTATTCGCGTTACGCCGAGCGGCGTGGCTGGCGGGTAGAAATTCTCTCGGAGAACATCGGCGAACATGGCGGCTTCAAAGAAGTCATCGCCCGGGTCGAAGGCGACAACGTCTACGGCAAGCTGAAGTTCGAATCCGGTGCACACCGCGTGCAGCGGGTTCCGGCCACTGAATCCCAGGGGCGTATCCACACCTCGGCGTGCACCGTGGCGGTATTGCCCGAACCGGACGAGCAGGAAGCAATCGAGATCAACCCGTCCGATTTGCGGATCGATACCTACAAGTCCTCCGGTGCCGGCGGTCAGCACGTCAACAAGACCGATTCGGCGATCCGCATCACCCACTTGCCGTCCGGCATCGTCGTCGAATGCCAGGAAGAACGTTCCCAGCACAAGAACCGCGCACGGGCGATGTCCTGGTTGTCGGCCAAGCTCAACGACCAGCAGACCAGTGCTGCCGCCAATGCCATTGCCAGCGAGCGCAAATTGCTGGTGGGCTCGGGCGATCGCTCCGAACGGATCCGCACCTATAACTTTGCCCAGGGCCGGGTCACTGACCATCGGGTCAACCTGACGCTGTATTCCCTCGACGAAATCCTCGCGGGTGGTGTCGATGCGGTGATCGAGCCGTTGCTGGCCGAGTACCAGGCCGATCAACTGGCGGCCATAGGTGAGTAAATGACGATCATTGCCAGTTTGTTGCGCGCCGCCGAGTTGCCCGACTCGCCCACGGCGCGCCTGGATGCCGAATTGCTGCTGGCCGCGGCCTTGGGCAAATCCCGCAGCTTCCTGCACACCTGGCCGGAACGCATCGTCCCGAGCGACGCCGCATTGACCTTTGCCGGGTTTTTGCAGCGTCGTCGTGGCGGAGAACCGGTGGCGTACATTCTTGGCCAGCAAGGTTTCTGGAAGCTCGATCTGGAAGTGGCGCCGCACACGCTGATCCCGCGCCCGGACACCGAGCTGCTGGTGGAAGCCGCGCTGGAATTGCTGCCGGCGACCCCAGCCAGTGTGCTCGATCTGGGCACCGGCAGCGGCGCCATCGCCCTGGCCCTGGCCAGCGAGCGTCCGGCGTGGAAGGTCACGGCCGTGGATCGCGTGCTTGAAGCCGTAGCCCTGGCCGAGCGCAATCGGCTGCGCCTGCACCTGAACAATGCCACGGTACTGAG carries:
- a CDS encoding ribose-phosphate pyrophosphokinase, whose translation is MSKMMVFTGNANPDLARRVVRQLHIPLGDISVGKFSDGEITAEINENVRGKDVFIIQPTCAPTNDNLMELVVMADAFRRSSATRITAVIPYFGYARQDRRPRSARVAISAKVVADMLTVVGIDRVLTVDLHADQIQGFFDIPVDNIYGSPVLVDDIEDQRFENLMIVSPDIGGVVRARAVAKSLGVDLGIIDKRREKANHSEVMHIIGDVEGRTCILVDDMVDTAGTLCHAAKALKEHGAAKVFAYCTHPVLSGRAIENIENSMLDELVVTNTIPLSAAAQACSRIRQLDIAPVVAEAVRRISNEESISAMFR
- the ispE gene encoding 4-(cytidine 5'-diphospho)-2-C-methyl-D-erythritol kinase, whose protein sequence is MTAPRLTLPSPAKLNLMLHILGRREDGYHELQTIFQFLDYGDEITFAVRDDGVIRLHTEFEGVPHDSNLIVRAAKKLQEQSGCSLGIDIWIEKILPMGGGIGGGSSNAATTLLGLNHLWQLGWDENRLAVLGLTLGADVPVFVRGHAAFAEGVGEKLTPVDPEEPWYLVLVPQVSVSTAEIFSDPLLTRNSSPIKVRPVPKGNSRNDCLPVVARRYPDVRNALDLLGKFTEAKLTGTGSCVFGGFPSKAEADKVSALLTETLTGFVAKGSNVSMLHRKLQSLL
- the lolB gene encoding lipoprotein insertase outer membrane protein LolB, yielding MFMRHLIVFSFIALLAGCAGFGARESVQGQGNPAQWREYKQQLTALDGWQINGKIGIRAPKDSGSGTLFWLQRQDYYDIRLSGPLGRGAARLTGRPGKVSLEVANQGRYDATSPEALLEEQLGWKLPVSNLAWWVRGLPAPDSKSRLTLDTDSRLANLEQDGWQVEYLSYAEQNGYWLPERIKLHGTDLDVTLVIKEWQPRKLGQ
- a CDS encoding tetratricopeptide repeat protein, giving the protein MNRSSALLLAFVFLSGCQALAPVSPDGTPPVEDSTPAPEKPKVYSSFSEDTVFSLLSAELAGQRNRFDIALDNYVTQAINTQDPGISERAFRIAEYLGADQAALDTALIWAKNAPDDLEAQRAAAVQLARAGRYDDSMLYMEKVLQGKGDTHFDFLALSAADTDQDTRNGLMKSFDRLLQRHPNNSQLIFGKALLLQQDGDAKGALSLLEDNPPDEGEIAPILLRARLLQSLDRGDEALPLLKKSIKQYPDDKRLRLTYARMLVEQDRIADAKVEFSSLVQQYPEDDELRYSLALVCLEAKAWDEAKGYLEDLIARDSHVDSAHLNLGRIAEERNDPQGALIEYAQVKPGNDYLPAQLRQADILINNGKTAEAQRRLAAERDEQPDYVIQLYLIEAETLAANKQGDKAWNVLHQALQQNPDDLNLLYTRAMQAEKRNDLAQMEKDLRLIIKRDPDNAMALNALGYTLSDRTTRYAEAKALIEQAHQINPEDPAVLDSLGWVHYRLGNLDEAERYLRQALERFPDQEVAAHLGEVLWANGKQREAKQIWGKFLKEQPDSPTLRSTIKRLTGSETL
- the hemA gene encoding glutamyl-tRNA reductase — its product is MAFLALGINHKTASVDVRERVAFTPEQLVEALQQLCRLTDSREAAILSTCNRSELYIEQDHLSADIILRWLADYHHLSLEELRASAYVHEDDAAVRHMMRVASGLDSLVLGEPQILGQMKSAYAVAREAGTIGPLLGRLFQATFNAAKQVRTDTAIGENPVSVAFAAVSLAKQIFSDLQRSQALLIGAGETITLVARHLHELGVKRIVVANRTLERASILAEQFGAHAVLLSDIPAELVRSDIVISSTASQLPILGKGAVESALKLRKHKPIFMVDIAVPRDIEPEVGELDDVYLYSVDDLHEVVAENLKSRQGAAQAAEEMVSIGAEDFMIRLRELAAVDVLKAYRQQSERLRDEELIKAQRMLANGSNAEDVLVQLARGLTNKLLHAPSVQLKKLSAEGRLDALAMAQELFALGEGSSDSFSDKKPQ
- the prfA gene encoding peptide chain release factor 1, producing the protein MKASLLNKLDILQDRFEELTALLGDGEVISDQAKFRTYSKEYAEIEPIVEAYKQLLKVQGDLEGAQALLKDSDPDMREMAVEEVRETKEQLIEIEASLQRMLLPKDPNDGRNVFLEIRAGTGGDEAAIFSGDLFRMYSRYAERRGWRVEILSENIGEHGGFKEVIARVEGDNVYGKLKFESGAHRVQRVPATESQGRIHTSACTVAVLPEPDEQEAIEINPSDLRIDTYKSSGAGGQHVNKTDSAIRITHLPSGIVVECQEERSQHKNRARAMSWLSAKLNDQQTSAAANAIASERKLLVGSGDRSERIRTYNFAQGRVTDHRVNLTLYSLDEILAGGVDAVIEPLLAEYQADQLAAIGE
- the prmC gene encoding peptide chain release factor N(5)-glutamine methyltransferase; the protein is MTIIASLLRAAELPDSPTARLDAELLLAAALGKSRSFLHTWPERIVPSDAALTFAGFLQRRRGGEPVAYILGQQGFWKLDLEVAPHTLIPRPDTELLVEAALELLPATPASVLDLGTGSGAIALALASERPAWKVTAVDRVLEAVALAERNRLRLHLNNATVLSSHWFSALQGQRFQLIISNPPYIASADPHLIEGDVRFEPASALVAGVDGLDDLRLIVAQAPDYLEAGGWLMLEHGYDQAAAVRDLLLDRGFEQVHSRTDLGGHERISLGCLPC